A segment of the Acidimicrobiales bacterium genome:
ACGGCACGGTTCGCCGGGAGCGAGCCACCCCGGCCCGAGCACTGGGGCGGGTACCTGGTGCGCCCCGAGCGGGTGGAGCTGTGGCAGGGCCGGCCCCGCCGGCTCCACGACCGGCTCCGGTACCGCCGCGGCGACGGGGCGGGGTGGATCGTGGAGCGCCTGTCGCCCTAGGTGCGGTGTGGCGAGCCGGTCGGCCTCGACGGCGGCGGAGGAGCGGCCGAGGTCGTCGGGCGACCACATCGACACACCTCGACACGGCCGGTCGTCGCCCGCGAGCGTCCCCGGCTACGGGCGGCTCCCGAATGCGCCTCCGGGGCGGCGAGCGGCACGCATCCCGGCCCCGAGGGCGGCGGCGAGCAGCACGAGGACGGCGGCCACGGGCACCCAGTCGCCGAGGCGGACGTAGGGGGTCTGCCCGCCCACGAGGGGCACCTCGGCCACCCACACCCCGGTCTCGTGGTTGCCGAGCCGGGTGAGCTGGTGACCCTCGGCGTCGAACACGGCCGACACGCCGCTCACGGCCGCGTGCACCACGGGCCGACCGCTCTCGATGGCCCGGATGGCGCCGAGGCTGGCGTGCTGGGCCTGGGCCCAGCTCCCCTGGAACGTGGTGGTGGCGGCCTGGAGCACGACGACGTCGGTGCCCCGCTCGGCGAGGAGGCGGCTCAGGTCGGGGAACGCCGACTCGAAGCACACGAGCGGTCCGATGCGGAAGCCGTCGACATCCATCACCACCAAGCCGTCGCCGCGGCGGCGGTCCTCCGCGGCGGCCGGGGTGAACGAGCTCATCCACCCGAGGAGAGGGCGCAGGGGGATGTACTCCCCGAAGGGCACCAGGCGCATCTTGTCGTACCGGTCGACCACGCCGGCGTCGTCGACGAGCACCGAGCTCTTGAAGATGCCGCCCTCGCCGCGACGGGCGTCGACGTTGACGAGGATCGGCGCACCGACCTCGGCCGACAGGCGCGTGAGCCGCTCGGCGTAGGCCGGCTCGTCGGCCAGGTCGAAGCCGACGCTGCTCTCGGCCCACACCACCAGGTCGAGGTCGCGGCCCGCCAGCGTGCGGGTGAGCTCCTCGTGGGCGGCGAAGCGCTCGTCGCCACGTTCGACGCGCCCGGGCTGCACCCCGGCGACGACGACCGTGCCCGTCTCGGTCGGCGTCGGTCGCAGCCCTCCGAAGGCCCAGGTGCCTGCGACCGAGAGCAGTGCCAGCCCGAGCGCCACGGAGCGGGTCGACCGGCGCAGGCCGGGCAGCGTCGCACTGGCCAGCGTCACGTTGGTCGCCATCAGGACGGCCCCCAGCAGCCACACCCCGCCGACCGAGGCGAGCGCCGCGAGGGTGGGACGGGTCCACAGCGCGGCGCCGAGCAGGACCCACGGCCCGCCGAGCCCCTCCCACGAGCGCAGGTACTCGGCCACGACCCACGCGCTCGGCACCACCAGCACGGCCGCCGCGACCGCCAGGGGCGCCGGCTTCCCCCGCAGCAGCCGGAAGGCCAGCCACCCCCAGGGGATCCACAGCGCCCCGAAGGCCAGTGCCAGCACCACGACGAAGGGCCCCACGACGGGCAGGAGCCAGTGGTGGGCGACCACGAAGAAGCCGACACCGCCCGCCCACGCGCGCATCGCCGCCTCGCGCCCCGAGGGGGCGCGGACGACGAGCACGAGCAGGGGGACCAGCCCGACCCAGCCGAGCAGCCACGCGTCGGTGGCGGGGAAGGCCAAGGCCGGCACGACGCCCACCGCCAGCGCGGCGACTCGCCCCGTCCACCGCCCCCGAGCTCGCGGGGGCGGTGGCTGCGGCGCGGCCGCGGCCGCGGCGGCGGTCCCCGGCCGGGGAGCGAACGGCCACGTCCGCTGGCGACTGGCCACCAGTGCGCCGGCGGCCACGAACGCGAGCGCGAGCTCCCACAGGCGGGCTCGCTCCCCGCCCGGCTCCCACAACGGCACGAGGGCCAGGCCGGCCAGGATGA
Coding sequences within it:
- the lnt gene encoding apolipoprotein N-acyltransferase, translated to MPTALVPGWRAAGPLRHRAEFRALLGGQIAGQAADGLAQIAFAQVVLFEVGQGATPLEITKLLAVTLLPYSLVGPFAGVVIDRYDRRRVMVVVSLLRALLVTASVGVLVLDSQVLAYIAVLLLLSSSRFVLAAKGAALPNTVGSADLVTANAVSALAGMTAAFLGAVVGSTFVALVPALGLLVAGAAYLAAAGAFHALPDVGGGSVTETVTGGARRVVAELADGLAFVARHAQVRRPLLTVAANRMLLGAGFIMLVLVADERYDLEAAGYGLALAVTGVGAFAGTWLAPVLGARYERRGLLPLTFLVGAAAAVCAAFSTTLGVLLAGVGAAAFAFQVLKVLVDALVQEESPDEVRGRVFSVYDLLYNVAFILAGLALVPLWEPGGERARLWELALAFVAAGALVASRQRTWPFAPRPGTAAAAAAAPQPPPPRARGRWTGRVAALAVGVVPALAFPATDAWLLGWVGLVPLLVLVVRAPSGREAAMRAWAGGVGFFVVAHHWLLPVVGPFVVVLALAFGALWIPWGWLAFRLLRGKPAPLAVAAAVLVVPSAWVVAEYLRSWEGLGGPWVLLGAALWTRPTLAALASVGGVWLLGAVLMATNVTLASATLPGLRRSTRSVALGLALLSVAGTWAFGGLRPTPTETGTVVVAGVQPGRVERGDERFAAHEELTRTLAGRDLDLVVWAESSVGFDLADEPAYAERLTRLSAEVGAPILVNVDARRGEGGIFKSSVLVDDAGVVDRYDKMRLVPFGEYIPLRPLLGWMSSFTPAAAEDRRRGDGLVVMDVDGFRIGPLVCFESAFPDLSRLLAERGTDVVVLQAATTTFQGSWAQAQHASLGAIRAIESGRPVVHAAVSGVSAVFDAEGHQLTRLGNHETGVWVAEVPLVGGQTPYVRLGDWVPVAAVLVLLAAALGAGMRAARRPGGAFGSRP